The stretch of DNA ATTTCGGCGGCGTCGAGGTCGTCGAAGGCACCCATCCGCAGGGCCTGGGAAATGAGCAGGTCCTTCTCCCCGTAGATCCGGCGGAGCCGCTGCCCGTCCGTGCTGATGGACAGGACGCCGGATTCCGAGGTCTCCAGGTAACCGTAGCCGGTCAGCACCCCGCAGACCCGGTCGAACGTCTTGGCGATGGTGTTCGTCCTGCCCTGGATCTGGCGCACCAGCCCGTCGGTTTCCTGGCGGAGCTTCCACCAGCGCTCGGACCACCGGGCGTGGTCCTCGCGTTCGCTGCAGCCATGGCACGGGTGGGCGCGAAGCTGCCGGCCCAGTTCCGCGATCTTCTTCTCCTGGTCCGGCAGGGCGGCGGCGCGGCCGAAATCCTCGTCCCGGGCGGGCGGTGCGGGCGGGCGGTTGTCCCGGATCGCGTTGCGCACCGACGAGGCCAGATCGCGGCGGGATTTGGGTACCTTGGCGTTGAAGGACTTCGGGATCCGGATCCGGGTGATGGGAGAGAGCGGGCCCTCCACATCCTGGGTCCCGATCCTCCGCAGCTGGTTGTCCAGGGTCATGACGGCGGGGCGCGGTTCGCGCGAGTGGTGGTCCGAGCTCAGCACGACGGCGAGCCCGGGTGCCCTGCCGGTGGGCACGTCCACCACATCGCCCGGGAGCAGGCGGCTCAGGGAATCCTCGGTGAGCGACTTCCGTGCCCGGGAGCTGCCTTTGGAGGCGTTCTTCTCGGCATCGGAGAGGGCGCGCCGCAGCCGGGAATACTCGGTGAAGTCGCCGAGGTGGCAGGTCATCGACTTGCTGAAGCCGGCCAGGGATTCTTCCCGGCTCCGGACCTGCTTGGCCAGGCCGACGACGGAGCGGTCCGCCTGGAACTGGGCGAAGGAGGATTCGAGGATCTCGCGGGCGCGCGGCCGGCCGAACTGGGCCAGCAGGTTGATGGACATGTTGTAGGTCGGCCGGAAGCTCGAGTTCAGCGGGTAGGTGCGCCGCGAGGCGAGGCCGGCGACGGCGGCAGGGTCCGTGCCCGGCTGCCAGAGCACCACCGCATGGCCCTCGACGTCGATCCCGCGGCGTCCGGCCCGGCCCGTCAGCTGGGTGTACTCCCCCGCCGTGATGTTCACGTGCGCCTCGCCGTTGAACTTCTCCAGCTTCTCCAGCACGACGCAGCGGGCCGGCATGTTGACGCCGAGGGCCAGGGTTTCGGTGGCAAAGACGGCCTTGACCAGCCCGTCGGCGAAGAGCTTCTCGACGACTTCCTTGAAGGTGGGCAGCATACCGGCGTGGTGGGCGGCGAGTCCGCGGAGCAGGCCGTCCCGCCAGCTCCAGAACCCGAGGACGTCCAGATCGTCGGAGGGGATGTCCTGGGCGGCCTCATCGACGCGCCGGGCGATGATGAGCTGTTCCTTCTCCGTGGTCAGCCACAGCCCCGCCGAGACGCACTGGGCGACGGCGGCGTCACAGCCGGCGCGGGAGAAGATGAACGTGATCGCCGGCAGGAGATCCTGCCGGTCCAGGCTGGCGATGACCTGGGGGCGGCTGGCCTTCCGGACGGGGCTCCGCGGGCCGCCCTGCTGGGCCTCGTCGCCCCTCTGATGCGGCTGCCGCCGCTGGTTGCGCCCGCCGCGTCCGAAGCGGCCGCGGAAATTCATCTGGCTCTCGGCCCGCGCCATGGACAGCAGCTCCGGGTTGACCTCGAAGCCGGGCCGCGTGCCGACGTCTGTGGCTGCCGTGGTTCCGGGAGCGCCGGCCTCGCCGGCCGGGGCGATCTCGTCGAAGCTGGTGTCGCCGGCGAAGAGATCCACGATCTTCCGGCCCACCATGACGTGCTGCCAGAGCGGTACCGGGCGGTGTTCGGAGACGATCACATCGGTCTGTCCGCGGACGGTGTCCAGCCAGGCGCCGAACTCCTCGGCGTTCGAGACGGTGGCGCTCAGGGATGCCACCTGCACCTCACTGGGCAGGTGGATGATCACCTCTTCCCAGACGGCGCCGCGGAAGCGGTCTGCGAGGTAATGGACCTCGTCCATCACCACAAAGCCCAGGTCGTCGAGGGTGTCCGAGTCCGCGTACAGCATGTTGCGGAGCACCTCGGTGGTCATCACGACCACGGATGCGTCCCCGTTGATGCTGGTGTCACCGGTCAGCAGGCCCACCTGGGCTGCACCGTACTTCTCGGCCAGCTCGGAGTACTTCTGGTTGCTCAGTGCCTTGATTGGGGTGGTGTAGAAGGCCTTGAGTCCGCGCTGCAGGGCCAGATAGATGGCGAACTCCCCCACGATCGTCTTGCCGGCCCCGGTAGGGGCTGCGACCAGCACCCCGCGTCCGGCCTGAAGGGACAAACACGCCTCGCGCTGGAAGTCATCGAGTTCGAATTCGAGCGAACGGATGAACCCGCCCAGGTACGTTTTGGCTTCTGCGGCCCGCTCGGCGCTGGCGCGGTAGCGTTCGGACGGCGACTCCGGCCCGGGTATTGAGGACATGCTTCCAGCCTAGTGCGCCAACGGCTAGAGATTCTCCAGATCGGAGCTGGGAGTTGCCTGGTCTGCGGTGGCTTCGGTTTCGGCGGCCAGCTTGACGTCGCGCCGGTCCCGCCGCCGGTCATTGAGCAGGCACAGACCGATGGCCGTGAAGAACAGGGCCAGCATGGGTACGGCAAGGTAGAACATACTCGTGGCGTCCGCGCCCGGCGCGGCCATGGCAGAGAACAGGCACACCAGGAACACGGTGATGCGCCAGCTCTTCACGAGCTGCTGACCCTTGACAATGCCGGCCATGTTCAGGCCGACCAGCACCACCGGCAACAGGAATGCAATACCGAATGCCAGCAGGAGGCGAAGAACGAAGGACAGATAGATCTGGGCGCTGATGAAGTTGGAGCCGCCGGAGGGCGTGAAATCGGTGAGCACCCGCACCGCGTTCGGCAGCACGAGCCAGGCCAGGAGCACACCGCCGACGAACAACGGCACGGCCGCCGCGACGAACGAGAGGGCGAGCCGCCGTTCCTTCTTGTGCAGGCCGGGGACGATGAACGCCCAGAGCTGGTAGAGCCACACGGGGCTGGCCACAATGACACCCAGGAAGACCGACACCTGGATCATCAGGTCGAAGGAACTGGCCACGCCGTCGAAGTTCAGCGTCGCCTGCCGGCCTTCATGCTGGTTCAGATCACGGATCGGCTTGATCAGCGCCGCAAGCATGGGCTCGTAGACGATGAAACCGACGACGGTTCCCAGCACGACGGCGACCGCGGCTTTGAAGAGCCGGTTCCGCAGCTCTTTGAGGTGGTCAAGGAGCGCCATCCGCCCCTCGGGGTTCGATCGACGGCTCATAGTTACTGCCATGGGGTCTTAGGCGCGGTTCGGCGGCGGAACGTCTGTTCCGTCTCCGGTGCGGCTCTCGGCGCCGGCGGGCTTCGGGTGGTTCACGACCTTGCCTTCAACGGCCTCGGAGTCGGCGGCGGACGCCGCAGAGCCGTCCTTCTTCATTTCGCGGACTTCCGATTTGAAGATCCGCATCGACTGGCCAAGGCTCCTGGCCATGCCGGGCAGCTTCGGTGCGGCAAAAAGCACCAATGCGAGAACGATGATGATGATGAGATGCCAGCCTTCAAGCCTCATACGGTGAGGTCCTTTCGTTTGTATACATCCTACGTCTAACGGAAATCGATGTCGCGGAGCGCCTGGGGCTGGCCGCGGTCCGCCTTGCGCTGGACCCGCCGCAGACGGCGTCCTTCCTGCCGGGACAACTTGGATGCACGGTAATCATCCCGCACCTGGGCGGGCGAGGCAAAAACGGCCGACCCCCGGAGCGCCGGAGCCAGCAACCCGGAAGCCGGATCCGGCAGTCCAGCATCGGCGGGGGCGGGCGGGAACCGGGAGAAGCGCTCCCCTGCCTCGCCAAGTTCCTTGACCGTTGTCATGAACTGCCGGAACAGCCGGATGCCCAGCACGACGAAAAACAACAGCGACAACGCGACAAGCGCTATCCAGATCACGATCCAGGACCACCAAGGCATGCTGAGTAGTCTAGCCGCCGTACCGGGCCAGGGCCGCCTCGATCCAGTCCCGGGCGGCCCCCGCGAGGGCCTCGGGCCGCAGGATCCGGACCGTGCCGCCATGCTGGGCGACGAACATCGGCAACCAGTCCGTGCTGCCGAAGCGGATCTCGGCCAGCATCCCGCCGTCCGGCAGGGGCGCGGTCCGCTCGGCGTAGTAGTCGTCGGCGAGCCCGGCCCCGCGGCGCGTCAGTTCCACCACCACCAGGGTGTCGTCGTCGTTCGGGGTGAAGAGCTTCACCGGAAAGCTGTCCGCCGGTCTGGCCGTCTCGGACACGGGCCGGCCGTTCGGCTGCAGCGTTTCGATCCGGTCCAGCCGGAAGTTGCGCAGGCCCTGGGCGGAGTGGCAATACGCCTCGAGGTACCACGTGTTGTCCAGCGAGTAGAGCCTGAGGGGATCCACATCGCGCTCGGACAGGGCATCCCGCTGCGGCGAGAAGTAGCGCAGCCGCAGCTGCGCGCCGGCGCGGATGGCTTCGCGGGCCGTTTCGAGGGTGGCGGAGTCCGCCGGCCCGACCTCCGGGCCGGAGAGTGAGGCAGCCTTCAGCCCTTCCTCCCCCGCCGCCGCCATGAGCTTGAGCGTCACGGACTCCAAGGCACTGCTTTCGGCCAGTTCCGGCAGGCCGTTGAGCGTTTCCAGCCCCGTCATCAGGGCGCAGGCCTCCTCCACCGTGAAGCGGACCGGCCGGTTCAGCTCCAGGTCCTGGCTGATGAAGACATGGTCGTCGTCCCACTGGATGTCCAGCAGGTCGTCCGGGTAGCCCTCGGGCAGTCCCGAACAGATCAGGATCCGCAGGTCCGCCTCGAGCTCCTCGCGGGTGACGCCGAACTTCGCGGCGACATCGCTGATGTGCAGGCCCTGGTTGTGGACCAGGAACGGCACCAGCTGCAGCATCCGCTTGAGCTGGTCCTCCGAGGTGCGCTTCCGGCCGCGCTTGGCCGGCCCGGCGGCGGGGAAAGCCACCGTTGGTGCGGGGGTTGCGGCAAATGCCGCCGCGGCGGCCAGACGGAGCCGGACGGCCGTGGTGAGATCGGGCGGGGACACCACGACCACGCGGGGCCCGTAGGAGGCGAGTTCCTCGCCGAGCGTCTCGGCGTCCCGGAAGGGGACGCTCAGGCGGTCCCAGCCGGCGTCGGGCTGTCCGCCTGCTGTTGCTGCCACGGCGGTGGCGCGCTTGCGCAGGCCCAGCAGCCTTCCCGCCTGGACGTCGACGACGGCGGACCGCACCGGGAGCTCCTGCAGGCTGGCCAGCTCGGCCCGGACGTTGAATCCCGACGGCGGGCTGAAGGTTTCCTTGTCCAGCACAGTGACGGCCGAGGTCAGCCGCGAGAGCCGGAAGAAGCGCTTGGCTCCGCGGGACCGGTCCTGGCCCACGAGGTACCACTGGCCGAAGCGGCTGCCCAGGCCCCAGGGCTCAACGAGCCGCTCCTCCTCGCTGCCGGTGCTGCCGGCAAGGTAGCGGAAACTGACCGGATGCTGGGCATGGACGGCGGCCACGAGGTCCTCGAAGGCCTGGCCGGCCGGACGGATCCGCGGCTGCACGCCGGCCGGGAGTTCGGCGTCACGCAGTCCCCCGGCCGCCTGCAGCTTGCGCACGGCGTTCAGGGCTGCGGAACCGAGCGCGGCCTGTTCCCAGAGCTGGGCCGCCAGGATGAGCACGGTGCATTCCCCGGGGGTGAGGCTGACGTCGGGGAGCCGGTTGGATTCCTTGCCGATCCGGTAGCGCGTGGTCGCCGGATCATCCGAACCCCAGCCCTTGTCCAGCACCGTCTCCACGTCGAAGCCGAACTGGCGCAGCTCGGTCTTGTCGCGTTCGAACATCCGCCCGAAGGCGATGTCGGTGCTCGTGGTGTCGCGGTAGACCTTGTCGCGCAGTTCGCTGCGGCGGAGCCCGTACTTGGTGTTGAGCAGCGCGATCAGCAGGTTCAGGAGGCGTTCTGTACGTGAGGCGGACACCCCGCAAGGCTACTAAAGTCCCTGCGCGAAAATGACGAAAGCGCGGCAACAGCCGGAAGAACTTTTCCGATTGTTACCGCGCTTCGCCGGTCGGGGGCCTGGGCCCACGCCCGCAGGGTTCCCTGTCCGAGCTTGCGAGGATAGGGGCGGGTGGGGACTAGCGGACGGCGACCAGGTCGACGACGAAGATGAGGGCCTCGTTGGGGCCGATTGCCCCGCCGGCGCCGCGTGAGCCGTAGGCCAGTTCGGAGGGGATTTCCAGCCGGCGGCGGCCGCCGACCTTCATGCCCAGCAGGCCCTGGTCCCAGCCCTGGATGACCTGGCCGACGCCGACGCGGAAGTCCAGCGGTGCGCCGCGGCCCCAGGAGGCGTCGAATTCTTCGCCGGTGGACCAGGCGACGCCCACGTAGTGGGTCGAGACGGTATCCCCGGCTTTGGCCTCGGCGCCGTCGCCCTCGATCAGGTCGGTGATGACCAGTTCGGTGGGCACGTCGCCCTGGGGGAAGTCGATTTCGGGCTTCTCGCGGTCAAGCTTGCGGTCTCCAAAAGACATGGTTGCTCCTTCTTGAGTGGCTGGGTGTGTGCGTGGGGGTTGTGGTTACTTGATGCCGAGGATATCGACGACGAAGACGAGGTCGCCCTTGGCGTCTCCCTGTCCTTCGTCACCGTAGGCGAGGTCCTTGGGGACGACCAGGAGGACGCGGGAGCCGACGGTCTTGCCGGCCAGGCCCTGGGTCCAGCCCTTGATGACGCCGGTGAGCGGGAAGGTGGCCTTTTTGCCGCTGTCAAAGCTGGAATCGAAGACCTTGCCGCTGGCGAGGGCAACGCCCACGTAGTTCACGGTGATGGTATCCGTGTCCTTGACCGCGGCGCCCTTGCCCTTGATCAGCTCCTGCGAGATGAGGGCGGTCGGGGCAGCGACGCCGGTGACCGAGATCTCCGGGACGCCCTTGTCGTTGTCTTTCACGGTCGGCAGTCCTGCCGGCGGGGTGACGGCGTCGCCTTCGGGCTTGTCCAGGACGGGAGCCGCGTCCTTGGCGGAAACCAGCTTGATCACGAGCAGCTGGCTGGGCTGGGCGTCGGTACCCTCGGCTGCGGCTTTGCCGGGGACGGCGAGGGCCAGCTGGGAGCCGGTCTTCGCGCCGACGAAGGCATTGTAGATGACGGCGCTGCTGGTCTTGAGGTCATCGTTCAGTTCGAGCTGTTCGGGATCATTCGCGAAGGTGTCTTCCAGGGTCGAACCGTCGGTGCCGTTGAAGGCCACGATGGAGATTGCGGCGATCTGGTTTGCCTTGACCCGGTCACCGGTGCCCTCGGTGATTACC from Arthrobacter sp. PAMC25564 encodes:
- the tatA gene encoding Sec-independent protein translocase subunit TatA, whose product is MRLEGWHLIIIIVLALVLFAAPKLPGMARSLGQSMRIFKSEVREMKKDGSAASAADSEAVEGKVVNHPKPAGAESRTGDGTDVPPPNRA
- a CDS encoding FKBP-type peptidyl-prolyl cis-trans isomerase, coding for MSFGDRKLDREKPEIDFPQGDVPTELVITDLIEGDGAEAKAGDTVSTHYVGVAWSTGEEFDASWGRGAPLDFRVGVGQVIQGWDQGLLGMKVGGRRRLEIPSELAYGSRGAGGAIGPNEALIFVVDLVAVR
- a CDS encoding WYL domain-containing protein, which encodes MSASRTERLLNLLIALLNTKYGLRRSELRDKVYRDTTSTDIAFGRMFERDKTELRQFGFDVETVLDKGWGSDDPATTRYRIGKESNRLPDVSLTPGECTVLILAAQLWEQAALGSAALNAVRKLQAAGGLRDAELPAGVQPRIRPAGQAFEDLVAAVHAQHPVSFRYLAGSTGSEEERLVEPWGLGSRFGQWYLVGQDRSRGAKRFFRLSRLTSAVTVLDKETFSPPSGFNVRAELASLQELPVRSAVVDVQAGRLLGLRKRATAVAATAGGQPDAGWDRLSVPFRDAETLGEELASYGPRVVVVSPPDLTTAVRLRLAAAAAFAATPAPTVAFPAAGPAKRGRKRTSEDQLKRMLQLVPFLVHNQGLHISDVAAKFGVTREELEADLRILICSGLPEGYPDDLLDIQWDDDHVFISQDLELNRPVRFTVEEACALMTGLETLNGLPELAESSALESVTLKLMAAAGEEGLKAASLSGPEVGPADSATLETAREAIRAGAQLRLRYFSPQRDALSERDVDPLRLYSLDNTWYLEAYCHSAQGLRNFRLDRIETLQPNGRPVSETARPADSFPVKLFTPNDDDTLVVVELTRRGAGLADDYYAERTAPLPDGGMLAEIRFGSTDWLPMFVAQHGGTVRILRPEALAGAARDWIEAALARYGG
- a CDS encoding DEAD/DEAH box helicase gives rise to the protein MSSIPGPESPSERYRASAERAAEAKTYLGGFIRSLEFELDDFQREACLSLQAGRGVLVAAPTGAGKTIVGEFAIYLALQRGLKAFYTTPIKALSNQKYSELAEKYGAAQVGLLTGDTSINGDASVVVMTTEVLRNMLYADSDTLDDLGFVVMDEVHYLADRFRGAVWEEVIIHLPSEVQVASLSATVSNAEEFGAWLDTVRGQTDVIVSEHRPVPLWQHVMVGRKIVDLFAGDTSFDEIAPAGEAGAPGTTAATDVGTRPGFEVNPELLSMARAESQMNFRGRFGRGGRNQRRQPHQRGDEAQQGGPRSPVRKASRPQVIASLDRQDLLPAITFIFSRAGCDAAVAQCVSAGLWLTTEKEQLIIARRVDEAAQDIPSDDLDVLGFWSWRDGLLRGLAAHHAGMLPTFKEVVEKLFADGLVKAVFATETLALGVNMPARCVVLEKLEKFNGEAHVNITAGEYTQLTGRAGRRGIDVEGHAVVLWQPGTDPAAVAGLASRRTYPLNSSFRPTYNMSINLLAQFGRPRAREILESSFAQFQADRSVVGLAKQVRSREESLAGFSKSMTCHLGDFTEYSRLRRALSDAEKNASKGSSRARKSLTEDSLSRLLPGDVVDVPTGRAPGLAVVLSSDHHSREPRPAVMTLDNQLRRIGTQDVEGPLSPITRIRIPKSFNAKVPKSRRDLASSVRNAIRDNRPPAPPARDEDFGRAAALPDQEKKIAELGRQLRAHPCHGCSEREDHARWSERWWKLRQETDGLVRQIQGRTNTIAKTFDRVCGVLTGYGYLETSESGVLSISTDGQRLRRIYGEKDLLISQALRMGAFDDLDAAEIAALASVLVYQAKREDRGLRPKMPSVSLESAVDTVVHEWSALEDVEEAAKLPLTGEPELGLVWPIFKWAKGKHLQDVLNGTDLAAGDFVRWVKQVIDLLDQLAKIPGLDPRVTRLCGEAIRLVKRGVVAYSSVA
- the tatC gene encoding twin-arginine translocase subunit TatC produces the protein MALLDHLKELRNRLFKAAVAVVLGTVVGFIVYEPMLAALIKPIRDLNQHEGRQATLNFDGVASSFDLMIQVSVFLGVIVASPVWLYQLWAFIVPGLHKKERRLALSFVAAAVPLFVGGVLLAWLVLPNAVRVLTDFTPSGGSNFISAQIYLSFVLRLLLAFGIAFLLPVVLVGLNMAGIVKGQQLVKSWRITVFLVCLFSAMAAPGADATSMFYLAVPMLALFFTAIGLCLLNDRRRDRRDVKLAAETEATADQATPSSDLENL
- a CDS encoding FKBP-type peptidyl-prolyl cis-trans isomerase; translated protein: MRRLLAILLPGLLLLTACGGTPPAPEPTSQSAGETAKLDSLKLTDNGDKKAPGVEFTKPLDVKEPTIKVITEGTGDRVKANQIAAISIVAFNGTDGSTLEDTFANDPEQLELNDDLKTSSAVIYNAFVGAKTGSQLALAVPGKAAAEGTDAQPSQLLVIKLVSAKDAAPVLDKPEGDAVTPPAGLPTVKDNDKGVPEISVTGVAAPTALISQELIKGKGAAVKDTDTITVNYVGVALASGKVFDSSFDSGKKATFPLTGVIKGWTQGLAGKTVGSRVLLVVPKDLAYGDEGQGDAKGDLVFVVDILGIK